A region of Thermodesulfovibrio thiophilus DSM 17215 DNA encodes the following proteins:
- a CDS encoding RNA-guided endonuclease InsQ/TnpB family protein, with the protein MRDSRGEGRYDSITYPQQPAFQITPQGLKLSRIGTIKIKLHRNIDGTVKTCTIKRECNRWYACFSALYEPVKKPIPDKAIGIDMGIKSFAVTSDGEVIENPKYLVKSEKKLIQKQRQLSNKKRGANNRKKARQSVARLHVKVRNQRSDFHHKVSRKLVNTYGFIAIEDLNIKGIVKNHHLAKHISDAGWGTVSQLSYIQSGRSWL; encoded by the coding sequence CAACAGCCTGCATTTCAGATAACTCCGCAAGGGCTTAAACTTTCCAGGATAGGAACTATTAAGATTAAACTGCATAGGAATATTGATGGCACTGTTAAAACCTGCACCATCAAAAGAGAATGTAACAGGTGGTATGCCTGTTTTTCTGCCTTGTATGAACCAGTTAAAAAACCCATCCCTGATAAAGCTATTGGTATAGATATGGGCATTAAATCTTTTGCTGTTACATCGGATGGTGAAGTTATAGAAAACCCTAAATATCTCGTTAAGTCCGAAAAAAAACTTATCCAGAAACAAAGACAACTTTCCAACAAAAAGAGGGGGGCAAACAACAGAAAGAAGGCAAGACAATCTGTTGCCAGACTTCATGTTAAAGTTAGAAATCAGAGATCTGATTTTCATCATAAAGTTTCTCGTAAACTTGTAAATACTTATGGTTTTATAGCAATAGAGGATCTGAATATAAAGGGAATAGTAAAAAACCACCATCTTGCAAAGCATATTTCTGATGCTGGATGGGGGACAGTTTCTCAATTATCTTATATACAAAGCGGAAGAAGCTGGTTGTAA
- a CDS encoding zinc ribbon domain-containing protein, with translation MLDGGQFLNYLIYKAEEAGCKIEKVPPQYTSIKCSVCGQLVDKTLADRIHRCPFCNVVIDRDYNAARNILLKSTAGTAGSNAWGEVWMQTSTNQEALPVRAG, from the coding sequence ATGCTGGATGGGGGACAGTTTCTCAATTATCTTATATACAAAGCGGAAGAAGCTGGTTGTAAGATAGAGAAGGTGCCCCCTCAATATACGAGCATCAAGTGCAGTGTTTGTGGTCAACTTGTTGACAAGACACTTGCAGATAGGATCCACAGATGCCCTTTCTGTAATGTTGTTATAGATAGAGACTACAATGCTGCTCGAAATATTTTACTGAAATCTACCGCAGGAACTGCGGGAAGTAACGCCTGGGGAGAGGTTTGGATGCAGACCTCTACGAACCAGGAAGCCCTGCCCGTAAGGGCGGGGTAG
- the nrfH gene encoding cytochrome c nitrite reductase small subunit — translation MKNGIVRYGIYLSALLVFLVAIAFFTPKILATTNTVEFCAKCHVMQEQYVSLMQGGLHNSLKCVDCHLPNDSKVKFYFWKAVDGGKDIVFFHTGNFPERIKASEHTKNTIQTNCIKCHEGMVSRLTVADRKCWDCHKRVSHRQTGFRETM, via the coding sequence ATGAAAAATGGTATTGTCAGGTATGGTATATATCTATCAGCTCTTTTAGTTTTTTTAGTTGCAATAGCTTTTTTTACTCCTAAAATTCTTGCAACTACTAATACTGTAGAATTTTGTGCTAAATGTCATGTTATGCAGGAACAATATGTGAGTCTGATGCAGGGTGGATTACATAACTCTCTTAAATGTGTTGACTGTCATCTTCCGAATGATTCAAAAGTCAAGTTTTATTTCTGGAAAGCAGTTGATGGTGGTAAAGATATCGTATTTTTCCATACAGGGAATTTTCCTGAAAGGATTAAAGCATCAGAACATACGAAAAACACAATTCAGACAAACTGTATAAAATGTCATGAAGGAATGGTTTCCAGACTTACTGTAGCAGATAGAAAATGCTGGGACTGTCATAAAAGAGTATCGCATAGACAAACAGGTTTCAGAGAAACTATGTAA
- a CDS encoding ammonia-forming cytochrome c nitrite reductase subunit c552 codes for MKRFAFIGILSCLCLFILVSCSPEKPKEFKAAALSENEIDPEVWGKVYPIHYEMYKQSKEPTPAGKSKYKRGWDTDKVIYDKLSEYPFMALLYNGWGFGIEYNEPRAHYYRIIDQLEIDSSRLKPGGVCLTCKTTLAPELEAKYGLAYYNRPYKEVWSWIPEKYRKLGDSCLDCHNPKDATLHIRRGFTLVKALQTMGVDTNNLSHQLMRSLVCGQCHVTYVVPRDKDMKPVGLFFPWQGSKLGGISIENIIKVLKSDPAYGEWKQAVTGFKLAYLRHPEFEFYSNNSVHWNAGASCADCHMPYKKVGGFKVSEHRIMSPIKSDMRACLQCHAETPEWLKQQVITIQDRTMSLLLRAGYQTAVAAKLFEIANKSQDEGKQLNQTLYNKAKDLYLEAFYRVVFIGAENSIGFHNPTEATRILGDAVAYASKSEAVLRTMIAQAGVQVPVNIDLELKKYLNNRGEKKLNFKPEQEFKDPFGTQQHIETLLK; via the coding sequence ATGAAACGATTTGCTTTTATTGGGATTTTATCTTGCCTTTGTTTGTTTATTTTAGTCTCTTGCTCACCTGAAAAGCCAAAAGAGTTTAAAGCAGCCGCACTGTCGGAAAACGAAATTGATCCAGAAGTCTGGGGCAAAGTTTATCCTATTCATTATGAGATGTACAAACAGTCTAAAGAACCTACACCAGCTGGGAAAAGTAAATATAAAAGAGGCTGGGATACGGATAAAGTAATTTATGACAAACTTTCTGAATATCCATTTATGGCATTACTTTACAATGGCTGGGGATTTGGAATTGAATATAATGAACCAAGAGCACATTACTACAGAATTATTGATCAACTTGAAATTGATTCTTCAAGACTTAAACCAGGAGGGGTATGTCTTACCTGCAAAACAACCCTTGCACCTGAGCTTGAAGCAAAATATGGTCTTGCTTACTATAATAGGCCATATAAAGAAGTATGGAGCTGGATTCCTGAAAAATACAGAAAACTTGGAGACTCCTGTTTAGATTGCCACAATCCAAAGGATGCGACACTGCACATTAGAAGAGGCTTTACTCTGGTAAAAGCTCTACAGACAATGGGAGTGGATACAAACAATCTATCTCATCAGCTGATGCGAAGTCTTGTATGTGGTCAATGCCATGTTACATATGTAGTGCCAAGAGATAAAGATATGAAACCTGTTGGGCTTTTCTTTCCATGGCAAGGGAGTAAACTTGGCGGCATTTCTATTGAAAACATCATAAAAGTTCTTAAAAGTGATCCTGCATACGGAGAGTGGAAACAGGCTGTAACAGGTTTTAAGCTTGCCTATTTAAGACATCCAGAGTTTGAGTTTTATTCAAACAACTCTGTTCACTGGAATGCAGGTGCATCATGTGCTGACTGTCATATGCCTTACAAAAAAGTAGGAGGATTCAAGGTTTCTGAGCATAGAATTATGAGCCCTATTAAAAGTGATATGCGTGCATGTTTACAGTGTCACGCTGAAACACCTGAGTGGTTAAAACAACAGGTGATTACAATACAGGACAGGACAATGTCATTGCTTTTAAGAGCAGGCTATCAGACTGCTGTAGCTGCAAAGTTGTTTGAAATTGCTAATAAGTCTCAGGATGAAGGCAAACAACTAAATCAAACTCTTTATAACAAGGCAAAGGATTTATATCTCGAAGCATTTTACAGAGTTGTTTTTATTGGCGCAGAAAATTCAATTGGATTTCATAATCCAACAGAGGCAACGAGAATTCTCGGAGATGCTGTAGCATATGCATCAAAGTCTGAAGCAGTTTTAAGAACCATGATTGCACAGGCAGGAGTTCAGGTTCCTGTTAATATTGATCTTGAACTTAAAAAATATCTCAACAATCGTGGAGAAAAGAAACTAAACTTCAAACCTGAACAGGAATTCAAGGATCCATTTGGAACACAACAACATATAGAAACGCTTCTTAAATAA
- a CDS encoding sigma-70 family RNA polymerase sigma factor — protein MKERDIFEEIVNLGKKRGKLTYDEINEALPSEYYSPEEIEDLIDVLSDMGVKVVDEEEETFLEEEEEIEEEEHVEDLVQAYFNSMGDIPILTKDEEVELAKKLQEGKSIIRETIMALPLYKKILEEINNEENNEIMTDEDKAEEALSRTIISLENLIKDIEKTEARIKEYGSLKELRKRINDKKKSGENIKHLETIYKEVSSELKKIENEAGQKIEELKNIWQKIYKARCLVEDTKNELITRNLRLVVNIAKNYVGRGLPLLDLIEEGNIGLMKAVDKFKYEKGFKFSTYATWWIRQAITRALIDQTKTIRVPVHMMEFYNRVTKASRELTQQLGREPNNEEIAEKLCVPVRKVEEVFRAIQDPIGLQTPIGDEDAELEDFIGDKNSPSPVSEAERTELSEHIQRILKTLTPKEEKVIKMRFGIGEDRDHTLEEVGRYLSITRERVRQIETKALRKLKHPSRMKLLKILTSEILENKK, from the coding sequence ATGAAAGAAAGGGATATTTTCGAGGAAATAGTAAACCTTGGTAAAAAAAGGGGAAAGCTTACATATGATGAAATTAATGAAGCTCTTCCATCAGAATATTATTCTCCTGAAGAAATCGAGGACTTAATAGATGTATTAAGCGATATGGGAGTAAAGGTTGTCGATGAGGAGGAAGAAACATTTTTAGAAGAAGAGGAAGAGATTGAAGAGGAAGAGCATGTAGAAGATTTAGTGCAGGCATATTTTAATTCAATGGGTGATATTCCCATACTAACCAAAGATGAAGAGGTTGAGCTTGCCAAAAAACTTCAGGAAGGAAAGAGTATAATCAGGGAAACTATAATGGCCCTACCTCTTTATAAAAAAATTCTGGAAGAAATAAATAATGAAGAAAACAATGAGATAATGACAGATGAAGATAAGGCAGAAGAAGCATTAAGTAGAACAATTATAAGTTTAGAGAATTTAATTAAAGATATTGAGAAGACTGAAGCCAGAATTAAAGAGTATGGATCTTTAAAAGAGTTACGTAAACGGATAAATGATAAAAAAAAATCAGGTGAAAATATAAAGCACTTAGAAACTATTTATAAAGAGGTAAGCTCTGAACTAAAAAAAATTGAAAATGAAGCCGGGCAGAAGATAGAAGAATTAAAAAATATATGGCAAAAAATATATAAAGCAAGATGTCTTGTTGAGGATACAAAAAATGAATTGATCACTAGAAATTTGAGGCTTGTAGTTAATATTGCCAAAAACTATGTTGGAAGAGGACTTCCTCTTCTTGATTTGATAGAAGAAGGCAATATCGGCTTAATGAAAGCTGTTGACAAATTCAAGTATGAAAAGGGTTTCAAATTTTCAACCTATGCAACCTGGTGGATCAGGCAGGCAATCACAAGGGCACTTATTGACCAAACAAAGACAATAAGAGTACCTGTTCACATGATGGAATTTTACAATAGAGTTACAAAAGCCTCAAGAGAATTGACACAACAGCTCGGAAGAGAGCCAAATAATGAAGAAATTGCTGAAAAGCTTTGCGTTCCTGTAAGAAAGGTTGAGGAGGTTTTTAGAGCAATACAGGATCCTATTGGACTTCAGACTCCGATTGGAGATGAGGACGCAGAGCTTGAAGATTTCATAGGAGATAAAAATTCACCCTCTCCTGTGTCAGAAGCTGAAAGGACAGAACTGAGTGAGCATATTCAGAGGATATTGAAAACGTTAACTCCAAAAGAAGAAAAAGTAATCAAAATGAGATTTGGCATTGGAGAAGATAGAGATCACACACTGGAAGAAGTCGGAAGATATCTATCAATAACAAGGGAAAGAGTGCGTCAAATTGAGACAAAAGCTTTGAGAAAACTCAAACATCCAAGTAGGATGAAACTTCTTAAGATTCTTACGAGTGAGATTTTAGAAAATAAAAAGTGA